In the Trinickia acidisoli genome, CATCGGCCGAATGGCGCACGTGAAGCCGCGCTCGCTCATTGAAACGCGACCTCGGCGAAACTGCGCAGTTTCCGGCTATGTAGACGATCGAGCCCGTTCATTCGCAGCAGCTCCATCGCCTTCACACCGATCTGCAAATGCTGATCGACCTGCGCGCGATAGAACTGATCGGCCATGCCCGGCAACTTGAGTTCGCCGTGCAGCGGCTTGTCCGACACGCACAGCAGCGTGCCGTACGGCACACGAAAACGAAAACCGTTCGCCGCGATCGTCGCGCTTTCCATATCGAGCGCAACCGCTCGGCTTTGCGAAAGCCGCTGCACCGGTTCGCGATGGTCGCGCAATTCCCAGTTGCGGTTGTCCACGCTCGCGACCGTGCCCGTGCGCATCACCCGTTTGAGTTCGACGCCTTCGAGCTTCGTCACGTGCGCGACCGCGCGCTCGAGCGCAACCTGCACTTCCGCGAGCGCCGGAATCGGCACCCACAGCGGCAGATCGGCATCGAGCACGTGATCTTCGCGCACATACCCGTGCGCCAGCACGTAATCGCCGAGCCGCTGCGTATTGCGCAGCCCCGCGCAGTGGCCGAGCATCACCCATGCATGCGGGCGCAGCACCGCGATGTGATCGGTGATCGTCTTGGCGTTCGACGGTCCCACGCCGATATTGATCATCGTGATACCGCTGCCGTCCGCCCGTTTCAAATGGTAGGCGGGCATTTGCGGCAACCGCGCCGGCGCCGTGCCCTCGTCGGGCTGCTCGCCCAGATTCGCGTTGTAGATGATCACGTCGCCCGGCTCCACGAACGACGTGTATTCGCTTCGATAGGCACGCAGTTCCTCGTCGTCCGTATGCGCCATCAACTGACGGCCGAGCTTCGTGAACTCGTCGATATAGAACTGATAGTTCGTGTAGAGGACGTAGTTCTGAAAATGGGTGGGCGACGTGGCCGTGTAATGCTTGAGCCGATGCAGCGAGAAATCGACGCGCGGCGCCGTGAACAGCGCAAGCGGCAACGGGTCGCCCGGCAGCGGTTCGTAGGTGCCGTTGACGATGCGATCGTCGAGCGCGGCCAGATCGGGCGTATCGAACACGTCGCGCATGGCCATCAAGCGCTCGCGCCCGAGATCGCCCTCGAGGTGGATACCCTCGGCAAAGGCGAAATGGATCGGGATCGGCTGCTGCGACACGCCCACTTCGATCGCGACATGGTGATTCTTCGCGAGCAGGCGCAATTGTTCGCGATAGTAGTTGCCGAACAAATCGGGGCGCGTCACCGTGGTCTCGAACACGCCCGGCCCGGCGACGAATCCGTACGAGCGGCGCGAATCGACGTGCGTGTTCACTTCCGTGCGCACGCGAATGAACGGATAGCAGGCGCGCACCCGCTCGTGGAGCGGCTCGTTGCGCCGATAGCGCGCGAATGCATCGCGCAAAAAGGCCGCATTCGATTCGTAGATTTCGGATAGACGCGTAACGGCGTCGGCGGCATCGGCGAACGCCTCGGTCGGGAAATCGGGCGCGTGCATGGCACGCGCGTGTTGCGTCAGATCGTTTTTCATCGTTCGTTTCGCCTCGTTCGTTGCAACGACATTACCACGAAGCAACGTCATCCGGCCCTCTCGCTCCGACGGTCCCGTAGGCTCGCCCACACAGCCGAACGACGGTTAGCGCGCGAATAGAGGGGCGCATTTGCTAGAATTCGAAGATATTCCGGAGACCCATCATGAAGCCGTTCTTTTCCGCCGCTGTTTGCGCGGCGCTCGCCGCCGCGAGTCTCGCCGCCGCCCCGCGCCTCGTACTCGCCGCGCAGGCCGACGACGCGCAAGCGCGCGAGGCGCAACGCACCGCCGACGAGGCGGCCGGGTTGCCCGACCTGACCCAGATCAACCGTCCCGCGGCGCAGGTTTCGTCGAAGGTCGACATCAACGACGTGCAGCGCACGCCGAGCTTCTACGAGAAGAGCCCCAC is a window encoding:
- a CDS encoding AMP nucleosidase; translation: MKNDLTQHARAMHAPDFPTEAFADAADAVTRLSEIYESNAAFLRDAFARYRRNEPLHERVRACYPFIRVRTEVNTHVDSRRSYGFVAGPGVFETTVTRPDLFGNYYREQLRLLAKNHHVAIEVGVSQQPIPIHFAFAEGIHLEGDLGRERLMAMRDVFDTPDLAALDDRIVNGTYEPLPGDPLPLALFTAPRVDFSLHRLKHYTATSPTHFQNYVLYTNYQFYIDEFTKLGRQLMAHTDDEELRAYRSEYTSFVEPGDVIIYNANLGEQPDEGTAPARLPQMPAYHLKRADGSGITMINIGVGPSNAKTITDHIAVLRPHAWVMLGHCAGLRNTQRLGDYVLAHGYVREDHVLDADLPLWVPIPALAEVQVALERAVAHVTKLEGVELKRVMRTGTVASVDNRNWELRDHREPVQRLSQSRAVALDMESATIAANGFRFRVPYGTLLCVSDKPLHGELKLPGMADQFYRAQVDQHLQIGVKAMELLRMNGLDRLHSRKLRSFAEVAFQ